From Chloroflexota bacterium, one genomic window encodes:
- the dtd gene encoding D-tyrosyl-tRNA(Tyr) deacylase has translation MRAIIQRVASASVTVAEQIVGQINAGLLVLLAVSPGDTSDDLQKLADKILNLRIFPDAQDRFDRSLIDCQGQLLVVSQFTLYADTRKGRRPSFTGAAAPALAEPMVEQFIDYCRGQGITTASGQFGAAMQVQLINDGPVTIILDTAEWQHGRG, from the coding sequence ATGCGAGCAATTATCCAGCGCGTAGCTAGTGCCAGCGTCACGGTTGCCGAGCAGATTGTCGGCCAGATTAACGCTGGCTTGTTGGTGTTGCTGGCGGTTAGCCCCGGTGATACCAGCGACGATTTGCAAAAACTCGCCGATAAAATCCTCAATTTGCGCATCTTCCCTGATGCTCAAGATCGTTTTGATCGCTCGTTGATCGATTGCCAAGGCCAATTGCTGGTCGTTTCGCAATTCACACTTTATGCTGATACCCGTAAAGGCCGTCGGCCATCGTTTACTGGGGCAGCTGCTCCGGCCTTGGCTGAGCCAATGGTTGAACAATTTATTGACTATTGTCGGGGCCAAGGAATTACGACCGCTAGTGGTCAGTTTGGCGCGGCGATGCAAGTGCAACTCATTAATGATGGCCCAGTCACGATTATTTTGGATACTGCGGAGTGGCAGCATGGCCGAGGTTGA